The following DNA comes from Curtobacterium sp. 9128.
CGTCGAGGACCGCCATCACCTTGTCGGCCTGCGGATTCGTCGCGGTGAGGATCCCGACGTCGCCGCGGCCGGTGCCGACGAGTCGGAGGACCTCCTCCACGCGGGCGAGCAGCGCGGCATCGTGCTCCGCACGGTCGGCGAACCGACGGACGGCAGGCGTCGGGCCGGATCGGGTGACGTCGGACACCGCATCGCCGGCACCGTCGACCCCCTCGATGTCGACGAACTGGTCGTCCGCCACCATCTGCTTCGCGAACTCGAGGATCTCTGCGGTGTTGCGATGGTTCACGTCGAGGACGACACCGCGCCCGGCCAGGCTGATGCCGACCTCGCCGAGGGTGTACCCGCCCGGGTAGATCGTCTGCTGGCCGTCGCCGATGAGGGTGAGGCCGTCCGGACGATCGCCGACCAGCGCGTGCAGGAGCGAGACCATCGCACACGATAGGTCCTGCGCCTCGTCCACGATGACGGCGTCGTAGCGGTCGAGCGGCTGCTCGCGGACGGCATCGCGGGCGAGCAGGACCACGTCCTCGAAGTCGCAGACGCCCCTGCTGCGGAGGTTCGTCGAGTACGCCTCGTACAGGTCCCAGACCGCCTGCCGGATCTCGACCGGCAGCGCGTGCTTCCGCCCGACGCGCGCCAGGTCGGCGTACTCGTCGAAGTGCGTTAGCCCACGACCCTTGATGACGTGCCCGATCTCCTCTTCCCAGTACCGGCGTGTGAAGCGCGGGGCGCGCAGTGGACTGGAGGCTCCGATCACGTTCCATGCATCGGCGAACGCGCGCCCGGCCTCCAGTCCGTCGATGCGGAACGCGACCCCGCGCTCCTGCAGGAGCTGGCTGGCGAAGGCGTGGACGTTGACGAAGTCGACGCGGTCGACCATGTCGGGCGCGAGGCGTTCGAGCAGCGACCGCAGGACGGCCGGGAGGGTGCGGATGTAGGTGGTGAAGAGGACGCGGCCGCCGGTCGCGCGTGCCAGGTACGCGGCGCGGTGGAGGCCGACGACGGTCTTGCCGGTGCCGGCAGCGCCTCGGATGCGGGCGGGGCCGTTGAAGTTGCGGCGGACGAGCTTGGCCTGGGCGGGGTCGAGGAAGGCCATCCACTCCTCGATGGGGGCGTCGAGGACGCCATCGAGGAGGCGGTCGTGGAGTTCTTCGGTGTCGATGGGTTCGGGGTCTGCCGACGATGCTGGGTCGAGTGTCGGATCAGGGTCGCGGGGGAGGACCGTGGCCGGGACGACGACCTGCGCGGTGACGGCGTCTTCCTCGCCGATGACCGGGAAGTGGGCGAGGACCGCGGCGAGGAGCTGGTCGACGCGGGACGCGCTCAGGCGGCGACCGCGCTTCGTGATGTGCGCGATGAGGTCGTGGACACCGACGACGTCCACCGAGGCGACTTCGGCGTGCACCTTCTTCTGGCCTGCCAGGGCGACGACGGCGTGGACCTCGCCTGGCGGGAGGCCGATCTCCGCGAGGGCGGCCTCGGTCTTCCACGCCAGGTCGGCGAGGTTGGCGACGTCGTCGGTGACGTCCTCTTGGCCGCGGGTGATGCGGCCGTCGTGCACGGCAACGTCGCGCCAGGCCTTCGTGTCGACGATGAAGACGCCGGCGCTGCCGACGACGACCATGTCGACCTGGGCTGTCTTGCTGCCGGGCCAGCGGCGGTCGGCGAGGAGGTGGTAGCCGATGCCGGCCAGGGGAGCGAGGACCTTCGCGGTCTCGCTCTCGGTGCGGTGGGCGATGTCGAAGCGGCTGGCGCGGGCTTCGGCTTCGTCGGCTTGGCGGCGGAGTTCGTGGGCGCGGCCTCGTTGGCGGCGGGCTTCTGTGCGTGCTGAGTCGCCGGCGATGGTCATGGTGTGGTGCCCCCTCGACCTGCGCCTCCCGCGGGCGGATGGTCATGAGCCATTCTCGTGGCTCGCCGTGGCGGACAGTAGGACCAATTCTGGGGGCCGGTAGTTCGCGTGTGCCGTTGTTCGCGTTGGCGGCGTGGGTGACCGCCGAAAGGCGGCGGTTGGTCAGAAGACACCGGTACCGACTCCGGGTTCGGACGGAGGGCGTTATTCGCAGCCGACTCCATCGCCATCTCGGTCGAGCTTCCGGGAGTATCCCGGGTCTCCGGTCCGGACTGGGGCTGCGCCGGCAGCGCGAGCGGCGTCGCAGTTCGCGTAGTACACAGATCCTGCAGCCTGAGCTGGTTGCTGGGCCGCAGCCGCCTGAGCCTGCGCGGCTGCATCGGCGGCGGCTTGCGCCGCTGCTGCGTCCGCAGCTGCCTTCGCGTCCGCGGCAGCTTGCGCCGCCGCCGCATCTGCTGCTGCCTTCGCGTCTGCCGCTGCTTGCGCTGCAGACGCCTCCTCTGCAGCTTTCTGAGCTTCGACTTCCGCTGCAGCCGATGCCGATGCGGAAGCCGCAGCAGCGGAAGCCGACGAGCTCGCCGTAAGGAGGCCCGCCGCGCTTCCAGCTGCCCCGGTCACGTCCGCAGAACTGCAAGCACTGACTGCGACCACGAGGGCTATGGCGCCCCCGAATGTGAAAGCGACTCGACGAAGCTTCGATGGGGTGCTCATACCAGGTGCTCCAATATCTGAGGAAGGTTCCATTCTCGTGATCTGATCCCATCGAGTCGATGCCCCGTTCGTGGGGTTGCGTCTTCACGCAGCTCCTCGGTGGTTGCGTTGTCGCCGCTCAGAGCTGCGTCGGGTCCGAGTCCCGACGTCGAGAGAGTTGTTCGTCACGTGAGCGTTCTCGAGCGAGCTGCTAGCGTGCGGACATGGCAGATGAGGGACTTCGCGACGAACTACGCGAGTTCGTCACCGAACGTGACTGGGCACAGTTCCATTCACCGGAGAACCTCGCGAAGAGCATCTCGATCGAGGCAGCTGAGCTCCTTGAATGTTTCCAGTGGTCGGCGGACGCGGACGACAGCAGAGTGCATGCGGAGCTCGCCGACGTCCTGACCTACTGTCTTCTGCTCGCCGATCGGCTGGGCGTCGAACCGGTCGATCTCGTCCGAGCGAAGCTCGCTGTGACCAGGGAGAAATACCCGATCGACAAAGCCCGAGGACGAAGCACCAAGTATGACCAGCTTTGACATCGAGAAGTGGCCGTTCAGCGAGGCTCACCTCCGGTTGTGGCGTGAAAGAGACTCCCGGTTCTTGAACTGGCCGGTCGTCTACATCCTCGATGACGGGAAACGGGTGTACGTCGGCGAGACGCTCAACACCGCGGCAAGGATGCGCCAGCACCTGGATTCGGAAGAACGGCGCTCGTTGAAGGCCGTTCGCCTGGTGCTCGACAGCACGTTCAACAAGTCCGTGTGCCTCGATCTCGAGTCTCAGCTCATCGGCTTGTTCGCTGGCGACGACAAGTACACCGTGCTCAACAGCAACAAGGGCATCGTGAACGCGGACTACTACGATCGAGAGCGTTACCGAAAGACATTCGATGCGGTCTTCGACGCCCTGAGATCGCAGGAGCTCTTCACACGGAGCATCGCGGATATCGAGAACAGCGAGCTGTACAAGCTCTCTCCGTTCAAAGCTCTCAACCGGGATCAAGCGGTGGTCACGGAAGACATCCTCGAGGGATTGTTCGACGACCTCGAATCAGGCGCGAACAGCACGATCGTCGTTCAAGGAGACCCGGGTACCGGGAAGACGATCGTCGCTGTCTATCTCCTCAAGTTGCTCCGCGACATCGCTGATGGCGTAGGGATCGACGAGATCGACGGCGACTCGATGTTCTCGGACTACTTCACCGACGGGCACCGCGAGCTCCTCGACGGCTTCCGAGTGGGATTGGTGGTGCCACAGCAGGCGTTGCGTACCTCGCTGAAGCGTGTGTTCATGAAGACCCCAGGTCTCGACAAGTCGATGGTCCTCAGCCCGTTCGAGGTCGGCAAGAGCGAGGAGCGATGGGACTTGCTGGTCGTGGATGAGTCTCACCGGTTGAACCATCGAGCGAACCAGGCGTCAGGTCCCCAGAACAAGAGCTTTGGCGAGATCAACGAGAGACTCTTCGGGGTAGATGCTGACCACTACACGCAGGTGGATTGGATCAAGCACCAGAGCGCCCATCAAGTGTTCCTCCTCGACTCAGAGCAGAGCGTGCGGCCAGCTGACTTGCCCCAAACGCTTCAAGCGGACTTGGTGCGCAAGGCGCGCGGCCTCCATCGGCACTACCGACTCTTCACACAGATGCGGGTTCAGGGTGGCGCTGACTACGTCTCCTATGTCCGTTCGATAATGCGCGGCGAAACCCCTGGGGTGAAGTCATTCGGTGACTACGAATTG
Coding sequences within:
- a CDS encoding DUF2075 domain-containing protein, translated to MTSFDIEKWPFSEAHLRLWRERDSRFLNWPVVYILDDGKRVYVGETLNTAARMRQHLDSEERRSLKAVRLVLDSTFNKSVCLDLESQLIGLFAGDDKYTVLNSNKGIVNADYYDRERYRKTFDAVFDALRSQELFTRSIADIENSELYKLSPFKALNRDQAVVTEDILEGLFDDLESGANSTIVVQGDPGTGKTIVAVYLLKLLRDIADGVGIDEIDGDSMFSDYFTDGHRELLDGFRVGLVVPQQALRTSLKRVFMKTPGLDKSMVLSPFEVGKSEERWDLLVVDESHRLNHRANQASGPQNKSFGEINERLFGVDADHYTQVDWIKHQSAHQVFLLDSEQSVRPADLPQTLQADLVRKARGLHRHYRLFTQMRVQGGADYVSYVRSIMRGETPGVKSFGDYELRMYDDLGAMHDAIRAKDDEVGLSRLVAGYAWEWKSKRDRSAIDIEIDGRRLQWNQTQTDWITSTGAVDQVGSIHTVQGYDLNYVGVIIGPDLRFDVIARRIVFDRSNYFDKKGMENNPRLGITYTDEDVRRFVTNAYSVLLTRGVRGTFVHVVDPELRRHLRQFF
- a CDS encoding UvrD-helicase domain-containing protein, whose protein sequence is MTIAGDSARTEARRQRGRAHELRRQADEAEARASRFDIAHRTESETAKVLAPLAGIGYHLLADRRWPGSKTAQVDMVVVGSAGVFIVDTKAWRDVAVHDGRITRGQEDVTDDVANLADLAWKTEAALAEIGLPPGEVHAVVALAGQKKVHAEVASVDVVGVHDLIAHITKRGRRLSASRVDQLLAAVLAHFPVIGEEDAVTAQVVVPATVLPRDPDPTLDPASSADPEPIDTEELHDRLLDGVLDAPIEEWMAFLDPAQAKLVRRNFNGPARIRGAAGTGKTVVGLHRAAYLARATGGRVLFTTYIRTLPAVLRSLLERLAPDMVDRVDFVNVHAFASQLLQERGVAFRIDGLEAGRAFADAWNVIGASSPLRAPRFTRRYWEEEIGHVIKGRGLTHFDEYADLARVGRKHALPVEIRQAVWDLYEAYSTNLRSRGVCDFEDVVLLARDAVREQPLDRYDAVIVDEAQDLSCAMVSLLHALVGDRPDGLTLIGDGQQTIYPGGYTLGEVGISLAGRGVVLDVNHRNTAEILEFAKQMVADDQFVDIEGVDGAGDAVSDVTRSGPTPAVRRFADRAEHDAALLARVEEVLRLVGTGRGDVGILTATNPQADKVMAVLDAAGVPSVSLKHYAGKSSDRVRVGTIKRAKGLEFKQVLLPHVPAKLLADAPDTESVAARERRELDRRELYVGMTRARDGLWVGALGRVPSRHA
- a CDS encoding excalibur calcium-binding domain-containing protein, with the protein product MEPSSDIGAPGMSTPSKLRRVAFTFGGAIALVVAVSACSSADVTGAAGSAAGLLTASSSASAAAASASASAAAEVEAQKAAEEASAAQAAADAKAAADAAAAQAAADAKAAADAAAAQAAADAAAQAQAAAAQQPAQAAGSVYYANCDAARAAGAAPVRTGDPGYSRKLDRDGDGVGCE
- a CDS encoding nucleotide pyrophosphohydrolase is translated as MADEGLRDELREFVTERDWAQFHSPENLAKSISIEAAELLECFQWSADADDSRVHAELADVLTYCLLLADRLGVEPVDLVRAKLAVTREKYPIDKARGRSTKYDQL